The following nucleotide sequence is from Chiloscyllium plagiosum isolate BGI_BamShark_2017 unplaced genomic scaffold, ASM401019v2 scaf_13641, whole genome shotgun sequence.
GCAACAAACTTACCCCTCACATTATTTCCCCAACAGCTCGTTGTTCAACCATGGAGAGGCACTGTTCCCCTGACACTTGAATCCCACTCCCCAAGGAGTGAATGATGctaaccaccctctgaagagtgcaAGGTGGAGGCTTTAGCCTCACCTGGAGTGCCAGTGGTATTATGCACTGGCAAAGGTTTGTCACCCTAACCATGACAAAGTGCCCATTCTTGCTTACAAAATAAACTCAGCTCTGTTAAGGAAAATGATCCATGGGTCAGTACACAGTTTGAGGATAGAATTTAGATTAAAAGCATAGTATTTCCAAAATGAGTAGTAAGCCTGAGAATTAGGATTGTTTGGAAACTGGCTAAGGGTGACTGATAAATTGATAAAATATGAAACTATAACTTGCAGGTTAACTAGCCTGATGTAGGAAATCAGATTCTAAGAGTTTTGACAAGTtcataaaaaatagaaaaaagagAGTAGGCAAAGTGAAAAATTAATCCTTAAAGACTAAAGCAGAataatttataatggggaatgaggaaatgaCGGAGGTGTCAAAAAAGCATGTCTATATCTATCTTCCAAGCAGAAGACCCAAAAGGATGCCACACGTTCTGGGGAACCGATTATCTAATGAGAGTTGAGCTTAAAGTAATTAATGAAGAATAAGTGCAGGAAAAAGGTAATGGGACAAAAGCTCCTGGACCTGATGATCTGCAATGATGACTTCAGGGATACTGGATTCACTAGTTTGCATCTTCTAACATGCCTCAAACGATTCCCttttggattggaaaactgcagatGTAACATACTGTTGAAGAAATCTGGGAAGAGAAATGGGAGAACTGCAGGCCACTTAGCCTGACATCGGTTTTCAGGAACATGATGGAACCTATTATTCAAGAAGTGGTAACAAGATGCATGAAAGACAATATTATGATGATTGGGCAAGGTGATtctatgaaagagaaattgtttgttaaatctaTTACTGCTTTTTGAGGATGTAGCCAGCTGTATTGATAAAGGGGGAAGTAACATTTTTATTGATtgactgggctgggctgggctgggcgagcatttattactcatccctaggtatcctggagaaggtggtcatgagctgccttcgtgaaccgctgcagtccatgtgctgtaggttgatccagaatgcccttaaggaggaaattccaggatttaaaccagcaacaatgtaggaacaataatatatttccaagtcaggatgatgaatggcttggaaggggacttgtaggggtggtgttcccatatatccgctgcccatgtccttctagatggaaatggtgatGGTGGTTTGAAGGGAGCAGCGATGTAGTTTCTTCTGATTTTCAACATTCACAAGATGAGGTGCCACAAAATAATGTGTTGCAGAGGATGCAGACTCAGAGTCGGGGGTTAGTACATTGACATAGTTAGAGCATTGATTAAATGACAGAAACCAGAGTAAAAATGAACGGATGCAACACTTACCTGGGGGATGGGGTCTCAGGATACTGACTGAGGAAACCCAGTTCCAGTCAGATTACTCAGAATCACAGTCAGCTGTTCTACTGAAACTAGAAAGGTGACAAACATCCTTTATGATTGGCATCTGGTCTGCCAGTTTCCGTCAATTCAGCACTGGAAGACCAACCTCGTGTTGCTTTGCCCTTTCCTGTAATTAAGTGAAATCTTTCCTGTAAGGTTTGGCATGATCTGCTCACGTGTATTGgatacaattttggtccccttccttgagaaaggatgtaattgcattggacaCAGATCAGAGGGGAACACTTTATTGACTCCAGCAGTGAGggctttgtcttatgaagaaggaTTGAGCAGATTAGgccaatactgtgcacagtttagaacaatgagagtagatctcattgaggtctttAAGTTGCTAAAGGCTATTGACAAGGTAGACACAGAGTGCATGCttcttgtgggacaatctagaatgagaattcatggttttaggataagggatgtcaaatttaaaatagagatgaagaggaatcaTTTCACTCAAAgggatgtgaatctgtggaatacccGACCCCACAGTTGAATGCTGGGttactgagtaaatttaaggaggagatagaccgATTTTAAATAGTAATGAGCTGAAGGATTGAGgaaagcagacaggaaagtggagttgaggccaaggtgagatcagccatgattgtattaaatggctgaACAGGTTCAACAGGCTGAATAGTCTATTCctcctcctagttcttatatGGTGATTGGGCAGTTCCCCATTTCCTTAACTCGGATGCAAAGACACCTTGCTCAATGTCTTCTTGGCCATCGCTGTGGATAATCTCGCCAATGCCCAGGAGCTGACAAAGGTAAAATGTCCTCTTTGTTGGTGTGGTACTATCAGCTTTCAACCAACTGGAAAACACTGGGAATCAGAGAGATTTGTACAAATGAAAGGCAGTCTTGACCAAGAATCCATGCAGTGCAACATGGGAATGGAGCTGTGCACAGATCTCAGGCAATGTGGGCAAGAGAGCTGTGACATAGTCTGGAGCTGACCTgcttcattgaatcatacagtgcACAAGAGGTCTTTTGGCCCATTGCGTCCATACCGCCAAAGTAAATGCACTACTAGCTACACTAGTCCCAATTCCTCATACTTGGCCCATATAACCTCACATACTCATCCAagtacttgattagattagatttcctacactatggaaacagggcctttggcccaacaagtccacaccgaccctccgaagagtaatccacccagacccatttccctacgtttaccctgaacactatggacaatttagcatggccgatccacatctttggattgtgggaggaaaccggagcacccggaggaaacccacgcagagaatgttcaaactccacacagacacccacctgaggcgggaatcgaacccgggttcctggtgctgtgaggcagcggtgctaaccactgagccagtgctgtccatttttttaaaggttgtgaagtttcccAAGAATAGAATCACAGAGTGCAGTcaaagcccttcggcccatcaagtgtgCATCGACGTGTGCTAAAACACCTGACCTTCAACCTAATCCCATTCACCAGCACTAGGCCCAGAGCCTTGATTGTTCTGCCAAGTGCCTACTCCATGTACCTTTCAAAGGATGTGAGACAATATACCTCCACCaccctcccaggcagcacattccagactgtCACCACCCTGAAAACAGGCTTCCTCACATCCCACACAGCAATAGATGAACAAGACTTTGACATTACTTCAGGGCCAGAAGCAGTCCATTGGCTGGATGTGAAAGCCACCAACCTGCCTGCAGGAAAGCTCCTGGTGAATGAGAACGAGGGGATGCTGCAGCATGGGGGCTTAGCTGTGTCCATGGCGACAATGCTGTGAGCCTCGGAAGGGTGCTGAGGATGGTGAGATTGAATAGGATTCACTGTTCTCACCCAGGAGgagcaggaagaagaggaggcTATCAACCAGAAGCATGCACTGCAGAAAGCGAAAGAGGTCAGCCCGATGTCAGCACCTGGCTTCCCATCAACTGAGTGAGTGGACACGACATGCCTCAAGCCACACCCTGAGGGTCTACTCTCATCTGACAGGTGGACACgggtggggggatgggttggggtgggaggaaGGGCCTGCCTTCCTCAATATCCCTGGAAATTATCTGACTTTCATTGCAAGAGCATCCTGCTCATACGTGAAGCTGCTCAGCAGAGTAACATGAGTTTAAACTCTGTCAAGACGTGAGACGTCACAAAACAGATTGATTGAAACAGTGAGATGGAGGCACTAGGAAAACTGCAGGGAGTGGTGAAGCTACACGGTCTCAAAtacaggagtgagagagaggagttgggatgtctctGATAGAGAAGAGTGAGAAAGGAATTGGAGTGTCACAGAGacaggagagagacagaaggatTTGCCTGTCTCAACTATaggacagtgagagagggattAGAGTGTCTTagattgtgtggaaacaggccctttggcccgacaagtccacaccgactctccgaagagcaacccacccagacccattcccctacatttacctaacactacgggcaatttagcatggccaattcacctaacctgcacatttttggactgtgggaggaaactggagcacacccacacagacacggggagaatgtgcaaactccgcacagacaattgtctgagacaggaattgaacctaggtccctggcgctgtgaggcaactgtgccacagtgccgcacCAGATGTAGGAGAGTTACAGAAGGATTCGTGTGTGTCAGATATAGGACAGTCGGAGAGAGATTCGAGTGTCTCTGATAGAGCAAAGTGAGAGAGGGATTAGAGTGTCTCAGATAGAGGAGAGCAAGAGAGGGATTAGTATGTCTCAGgtgcaggagagtgagagagggattaGACTGTCTCAGATAGAGGGGAGTAAGAGAGGGATTAGAGTGTTTTAGATCAAGGAGAATGAGTGAGGGATTAGAGTGTCTCAGATAAGGAATGTGGATATCCTGGAATTTGTAGAGGGATCATGTCCTGTCTGACCAAATAGTCAGTTGCTGGCACAAGCTCGATACTAGGCTGCTTTCAAGATCTCCTCTTtaaacatagattagattagattagattccctacagtgtggaaacaggccattggccccaaccagtccacaccgaccctccgaagagtaacccacccagacccatttccctctgactaatgcacctaacactatgggcaatttagcatggccaattcaccctgatctgcacgtctttggactggcCTCGGGCCTTCAGCAATTGTGGGTGCAGCTCTGTTTTTCTCCACATGTGTAGTCCTTCTTGGAACACAGGCCTTTGAACTGGTAAATCCTGATTTTTGTCACTCACCATTCATCTTGTTGAAATGGGTTCGCTGAGAAGAGAAGTGAATTTTGTGTTGAGCAAGTGACAGGAAACCCTTTATAGTGTGCTATTGTGATAGGAGGCAGTGACAATGGAAGTATTTCGAGAAACAAAGGCTCTTGTAGGAAGAGTTTGCTTGCAGTCTGAATGCTTTGCTCTCTTAAATGCGGTAATAATTGTCTCTGAGTATCTGTGACCGAGATATTTTGTTGCTGTCATTTAACTGTTGTGTTGCGTTTTGTCCTAATTCCGTCTGCTGTTGTTTCTGGTCCCCATTTGGTTCCAGGAGGGAATTTCGGAGGCACAAGCACATGTCTATCTGGGAGGCCCGAACCAGCCAGTTGAGGAGACGGATGCAGATGAGCAGCCGCGAGGCTCTTTTTGCTGAGGCTTTGCAAGGCCTGGAGGGTAGCAGGTACAGGAGGCACCGTTCCAGGGTCTTTGAGAGTGAGAGCATCCGGCGGCTCGCTGAGCAGAGGGCCAGGGAGGCCGGAGAAGGAGAGGCCGGCAAGCGAGAGGGCTTCAAGAGTCTGTCGCTTCGCAACAACTGGCAGCCAGTGGGAGACAACAAGGACAGCCCTTCCCCCAAAGTCAACGGAGATCAGGAGTGCAAAGCCTACAGCCGGCAGGCAGAGAGCGGGCAGGGCCTGGTGGTGGATGAACCCGCGAGGCTGAAGAGGAGGTACCGGTCGCTCTACAAGGAAGCCAAGCTGGGGCTGGAGGTGAGCGACAGCAAAGAGGAGGGGTTGCTCCcgcccaaggagcaggaggagacaggTCTGCCAAGCCCCAGCCCCAAGGAGAAAGGTGGCCGTGAGCCGACAAAGGCACACTCCTGGAGAGGGAGACCCCACACAAGGTGAGAAACATTTGGATTTCCTGCCAGTTGGTTTgtactctttttttaaattcttttgagTGGGTGTGTGATGCTCGTCCCTGATTGCCCTTTTAACAGAGTGGCTTGCACAGCCTCCACACAGGGCTGTTCAGACTCCatgatattgctgtgggtctgatctCCCATCtagcccagaccaggtaacaatggCTCAGTGAATCAGTTGAGGTTTTACACTAATCAACAATAGTTGTCACTATTACTAAGACTAGCTATAAATTGCAGAGTACATTAGTTTAGTTTAAAATTAGCTTCTGTGCTGGGGTTTGAACCCTTGTTAGCCTGAACCTCTGGCTTTCTAATCATGTTGCTGATCCACCGCTGATTCTGTATCAGAGGGAATCGCCATGTCCAAGGTTTGAACTCCAACGTGTTGATTGGCAATAATGGCAATCAAAGTACCCACAATCCATTGTAATGTGGAAACTGCTCTATCTACCATGTAGTCTTGGTCAACCAAGGCTGCAGTGCATTTAGGATGgctgtttctctttcttcctGGGTTTCCTTCTTCAAGTGTCCAGGAAGTTAATTCTCAGAGACTCTCGTACTGctgttttaaaattctgttttaaaGCAATTTGGCTGTTTCTCGTTGAAATATAACTGTCTCAGCTCACAGTGGCAAAACTTTAGCCACTTCCTACGGATCCATATAGATTCTCATCTTGTGAAACTTCCAGAAataaatggaatttttaaaagatttctcTGATACTACTgtgtgtcaggtgaattggccaggctaaattgcccgtagtggtaggtggattagtcagagagagacgggtctcggtgggttattcttcagagggtcagtgtggactggttgggccgaagggcctgtttccacactgtagggaatctaatctaatcaaatcatagCTTACTCTCAGTGACCTGAGCTGCTTACTCACACAGATGCCCATCTTCCCATTGTACTTGGGCAGAAGGTTCCTAGGAAAGTAGACAAACCCCTTTTCACATCCTCCCcttaacaatgccctccagtggcatggtggctcagaggttgggGTTCAGTTCCACtgttgggcgactgtctgtgtggagtttgtacattctccctgtgtctgcatggggtttcctctggtttcctcccacagtctaaaggaatgcaggttaggaggattgcccatggtgtccagagatatgcaggctaggtgggttagccaggagaagtgcagggtcacagggatagggtagggggcatCGGTCTTggcgggatgctcttcggagggtgggtgtggactcaatagatCAAATGACTTGCttctacactggagggattctatgattctagtggACAATAGGGGAAGGACTTGACAAGCAGTTACATTGGGCCGTTGGGAGAGGAGCTGGCTGATGTCCTACGAGTCATTACAGAATCAACAGAATAGTTATGGTGCAAGAAAGGGGCCAAGCAGCCCTAGCTCTCCAAATGACCATTATGACTTAGTATCCTTCCCCTCCATTTCGGACAGGGATTGAGTGGAGAAATTATAATACGACCTGCCCTGGAGCTCAGCTGTATGTGCTGATTTCCCCAGGGCTCTGGAAACCATCTGTATCGGCAGCAACTTGATTCTCCCTCCACAGGTGGTGGGAGGCCATTGCCAGTGTTACCTGAGCAGTAGCCAACCCAGCAATGACTGGTGAACAAGACTGGCTGCAGAGGGTAAGAGGAGGGAGATAAGCATTTGGCAGAATGCGCTTCGAGTGACTTGTCTCCACTGTCTGCCCACAGCCGCCTGAATCAGCAGTTGGGCACCAACACCAACATGCCCGCCATGCAAGTGGGGGCAGAGGGTGCTCGAGTCACAGAGAATGAAAACGCGGACGGTACGCGAAACAGCAAGATCGATAAACAGCAAATCAACGAGCAGACCAGCTTGCTCAATCTGCAGCTGGATCTGAAAAACAGGCCCGCCTCACCACAACTGACTGAGTCGGGAAGTTGCAGGAACCGGGATCAGGAAAAGTCTCGGGATCAGACCGAGGTCGACGTGGACTGTGAAAACACCGAGACCCCAATGGATTCCCTCGTTGGCCCAGGTAGGAGCATGTCCATTTGCTGAGGGGCGTTTGGAAAGCCATAAATGTGTTCGACCTCCAACCCCAACACAACTCCCTTCCACCCCCTTCCCCACAATCTGTTACTTCTCCCAATCCGCTTGGCAATGGGGATCAATGTGAAGGATTATTGGCGTAGCTAGGTTAATCTGCTCCAATCTCACTAGCCCATATGTGAAAGTAATAAAGGATTGAGATCCAATCTGTTTATCTCCGTGGTGGTAATCCTCAGTAGGACAAGATTTGATTCAATATCTAGATATTTTCTAGAAGATCCAAGGTTTGATTCAGGTCTAGATATTGTCTAACCGGCCTATTCAGGagtgttattgcacacctctggagcaggtatgacttgaatccagatcttctgtctgagggagggacactaccattgtagtTGTTGGGTTCATGGCTAGGATTGGATAGCAAACCTTTTGCCATTGGACCCATACAGAGACTTAATCCTCATTTTGTTACAAATAGCAGTCATAGTACAAAGCTGCATATAATTGGTACCAAGTGCCACTGGTACCAAGAAATGATATGTTTTAGGGCCTTCTCACTGGTAGAGTAGGGGTGTCCAGTGCATGAAATAGGAAAGTACTTTGTTTGTGCGTTACAGCAGAATCTTTTGGTAATTTTGATAAAGATGCTTTGAGTAGTGCAGAAAGGAGGCTTGCTGCTCTAtccaacaatttatttatctgaaAGTTAAAGAGGAATGCTGATGAGAAGTCAGtcctctgaaatgttaattcaggttttcctccatagatgctgtggatatgctgagtatttccagtgtttctgtttgatttcaaaatggcagcatctgcagtattttgtcatTGAGAGCAGGTATTGCCTGATGTAAGAGAGTTTGTTGGAGCAGTTTGTTGGAGAAACTTCACTTTgtgagagagctttactctgtctatAACctcgtgctgcccctgtcctgggagtgtttgatgtggttggtatagagggagctttactctgtctatAACctcgtgctgcccctgtcctgggagtgtttgatgtggttggtatagaaggagctttactctgtctatAACCTCATGCTgcacctgtcctgggagtgtttgaaggggACGGTGTAGACAGTGTGTGACTCTGTATCTtaccctgtgctatccctgtcgTGGGAGTGCTTGAAGGGGACACTatatactctgtatctaaccccgtactgtccttgtccagggagtgtttgatgggaagagtttagagtgaGTGGATTCACCGTTATGTTGAAGCATTTTGTGTGTGTTGCATTATTAAAGACACAGAACATATTTGAACAGAGATATGTAAGCACAAAGTAGCAACAGTTACATGAGTTACAACACAAATGGTGTTAGCCAATTTTGCTGCTGCTGTCAAGGGCCATCTATCTCATCAGCACATAACTGCCAACAGTGATGATCTAAAAGAAACACAGAATATGTGGAAAGTGCTAAGCacatcaggcagtatctgtgaagagaaacaggaGTCACACTTCAGAGTGAGGACTCATTTCTGTCAGATATCATCGAGGGATTCATCTCACCGGATTTCACAACACAAGAGTCTGATGAATGATCACATACAAGAAGACGACAATCCATTACATTCTCCTCGGATCCTACAtcgatttctgtttctgtctgtcgCTCTCAGTGTCTCTTTGTGTCGTTCTTGGTGTCTCCCTGTGACATTGTTGGTGCTTCCCTGTGTCATTCTCAGTTTCACTCTGTCCccctctctgtgtca
It contains:
- the LOC122548210 gene encoding probable voltage-dependent R-type calcium channel subunit alpha-1E, which codes for MYNGIKSQGGVNSGMWSSVYFIVLTLFGNYTLLNVFLAIAVDNLANAQELTKEEQEEEEAINQKHALQKAKEVSPMSAPGFPSTEREFRRHKHMSIWEARTSQLRRRMQMSSREALFAEALQGLEGSRYRRHRSRVFESESIRRLAEQRAREAGEGEAGKREGFKSLSLRNNWQPVGDNKDSPSPKVNGDQECKAYSRQAESGQGLVVDEPARLKRRYRSLYKEAKLGLEVSDSKEEGLLPPKEQEETGLPSPSPKEKGGREPTKAHSWRGRPHTSRLNQQLGTNTNMPAMQVGAEGARVTENENADGTRNSKIDKQQINEQTSLLNLQLDLKNRPASPQLTESGSCRNRDQEKSRDQTEVDVDCENTETPMDSLVGPGRSMSIC